One genomic region from Gossypium hirsutum isolate 1008001.06 chromosome D13, Gossypium_hirsutum_v2.1, whole genome shotgun sequence encodes:
- the LOC107919408 gene encoding uncharacterized protein, whose amino-acid sequence MIENAIRSGKIDSGESNRRSASRRKENEVNSASMYNKGYSKSVTVSQPGKVAANQQSSSRQEVGTRRNTERPQFKPIPMLYRELYRNLFDAHVVSPFYLKSLQPPYPKWYDANAQCDYHAGTTGHSIESCTAFKKLVERLIGMGVVKFDNSTKAENPLPNHTDGGVNMMGEDRKIKADIADVKTPLRWVWKEMVKRGLIVSEGSCEKRRNYCEFHHEVGHEIQECMEFRAMIQGMMDNREMEFCEGVQEENHVCASEFALGVSKANHPVVIISRPQNSEVGARITPKVIIQKLAVFAYKDNRRVLWNYDCNVTIPGNEDIISKEDQDEGRHCEQMKDRVEPIREENLVGKKKNVVEPELLVNEPIKEEEAREFLKFIKHSEYNAVEQLHKQPARISMLALLLNSEGHRNALLNVLNETYVADDISVNKLDRLVGNISADNFISFSDDEIPHGGMGSTRALHITARCKGCILPGVLVDNGPALNVLPLSTLNRLPIDSSHMKSWQNVVRAFDGIERKVMGRIDIPLLIGPTIYEVDFLVMDIKPSYSCLLGMPWIHSAGAVPSSLHQKLKLVSEGRVVTINAVEDIIASVTNDAPYLETNDYAIECSFHSLEFVNAIFIREGNKIPIPRISKTTKVGLQLTVGKGALPRKRLRKNLQGRVETPVLKDKQDRFGLGYKPDARQKRIEQEKKQERRKARLTGDEVK is encoded by the coding sequence atgattgagaatgccatcaGGAGTGGGAAGATCGATTCTGGAGAGAGTAACAGAAGATCGGCTTCGAGGAGGAAGGAAAACGAGGTGAACAGCGCGAGCATGTACAACAAGGGTTACTCGAAGTCAGTAACAGTGAGTCAACCAGGAAAAGTGGCTGCCAATCAGCAAAGCTCGTCGAGACAAGAGGTCGGTACAAGGCGAAATACTGAGAGGCCCCAATTCAAACCAATTCCTATGTTGTACAGGGAACTATACCGAAATTTATTTGACGCACACGTAGTTTCCCCTTTCTATCTGAAGTCCTTGCaacccccgtatcccaaatggtacgatgcGAATGCACAGTGCGACTATCATGCGGGAACAACAGGGCATTCCATAGAAAGCTGTACGGCCTTTAAGAAGTTGGTTGAAAGGCTCATTGGTATGGGTGTCGTTAAATTTGATAACTCGACCAAGGCAGAAAACCCATTACCAAACCACACTGATGGTGGGGTAAATATGATGGGCGAAGACAGAAAAATCAAGGCAGACATTGCGGACGTGAAAACTCCTTTGAGATGGGTCTGGAAGGAGATGGTGAAAAGGGGACTAATCGTCTCAGAAGGAAGTTGTGAAAAGAGGAGGAACTATTGTGAGTTCCACCATGAAGTGGGGCATGAAATTCAAGAGTGTATGGAGTTTAGGGCCATGATACAAGGTATGATGGATAATAGGGAGATGGAATTCTGTGAAGGAGTTCAAGAGGAGAATCATGTATGCGCGTCAGAGTTTGCATTGGGAGTTTCGAAGGCTAACCATCCTGTGGTCATCATTTCGCGACCTCAGAACAGTGAGGTTGGGGCACGTATAACGCCAAAAGTAATCATTCAAAAACTGGCTGTGTTTGCATATAAGGATAATAGGAGGGTTCTTTGGAATTACGATTGTAATGTGACAATCCCGGGGAATGAGGATATAATCAGTAAAGAGGATCAGGATGAAGGAAGGCACTGCGAACAGATGAAAGATCGAGTAGAgccaataagagaagaaaatttgGTTGGAAAGAAGAAGAATGTGGTCGAACCTGAATTATTGGTCAATGAACCAATCAAAGAGGAGGAAGCTAGAGAGTTCTTGAAGTTCATAAAGCATAGCGAGTACAACGCTGTGGAACAGCTGCAcaaacaaccagctcgcatatcTATGCTAGCTTTACTCCTGAACTCGGAGGGACATCGAAATGCActattgaatgtgctaaatgaaacttatgtggcCGACGATATCTCTGTTAACAAGTTGGATCGACTGGTTGGCAATATAAGCGCTGATAACTTCATCTCCTTTagcgatgatgaaataccacATGGGGGTATGGGATCTACTAGAGCTTTACACATCACTGCAAGGTGTAAAGGGTGCATATTACCGGGAGTTCTGGTAGACAACGGGCCAGCACTGAATGTATTGCCTCTATCCACGCTCAACAGGCTACCTATTGATAGTTCACATATGAAGTCGTGGCAGAATGTGGTGAGAGCGTTTGATGGCATCGAGAggaaggtcatgggaagaattgacaTACCCTTGTTAATTGGCCCAACTATCTATGAGGTAGACTTCTTGGTTatggacatcaagccttcttaCAGTTGCCTATTAGGAATGCCATGGATTCATTCAGCAGGTGCGGTACCGTCATCGTTACATCAAAAACTGAAGCTGGTGTCAGAAGGCCGGGTAGTGACGATAAATGCTGTAGAAGATATTATTGCATCTGTGACTAATGATGCGCCTTATTTGGAAACAAATGACTATGCAATCGAGTGCTCTTTCCATTCCTTGGAGTTCGTAAATGCAATATTCATCCGTGAGGGAAACAAGATCCCGATACCGAGAATATCAAAGACCACAAAGGTGGGTTTGCAATTGACAGTTGGAAAGGGAGCTTTGCCGAGAAAAAGATTGAGGAAAAATCTTCAAGGCCGAGTTGAGACTCCAGTGTTGAAAGACAAACAGGACcgttttggcttaggatacaagccagatgCTAGGCAAAAGAGGATAGAGCAAGAAAAGAAGCAAGAGAGAAGAAAGGCTCGTTTGACAGGTGATGAAGTCAAATGA